In the Chroococcidiopsis sp. SAG 2025 genome, one interval contains:
- a CDS encoding helix-turn-helix domain-containing protein translates to MTRQKKAPLRPLSDEEQTDLKKLSRSQSQSSASVMRAKAILAVALGADYTSAAQLVGLRCGDTVSKWVSRFNVEGLAALQPRHGGGAVVQYSEPEKQRILSEFQRQPERQKEGTATWSVATLQRALRQAPDGLTQISTYTIWQVLKEAGYSWQKSRSWLKTGQVKRIRKGKLVVVTDPDTVAKKN, encoded by the coding sequence ATGACACGGCAAAAAAAAGCACCTTTGCGACCGTTAAGTGATGAAGAACAAACCGACTTGAAAAAACTGAGCCGTTCTCAATCCCAATCATCTGCTAGTGTCATGCGGGCCAAAGCGATTCTAGCCGTGGCTCTTGGGGCTGATTACACGAGTGCAGCGCAGTTAGTAGGATTACGCTGTGGTGATACGGTCAGCAAGTGGGTCAGTCGCTTCAATGTTGAAGGCTTAGCTGCCTTACAGCCTCGACATGGCGGTGGGGCAGTAGTGCAATACAGCGAACCAGAAAAACAACGCATCCTGTCCGAATTTCAGCGTCAACCAGAGCGGCAGAAAGAGGGCACGGCAACCTGGTCAGTAGCTACACTTCAACGGGCTTTGCGTCAGGCTCCTGATGGCTTAACCCAAATCAGTACTTATACAATTTGGCAGGTACTCAAAGAGGCGGGCTATAGCTGGCAAAAGAGCCGCAGTTGGTTAAAAACTGGACAGGTGAAGCGCATACGCAAAGGCAAGCTAGTAGTAGTAACTGACCCAGATACCGTGGCAAAAAAAAACTGA
- a CDS encoding ABC transporter permease — protein sequence MATLIPNDPLVAQSSFSNSDLASPRQNRYLEPSVFWSIRQGFPRWLAMAIAATSLAVPLILWAIASYAGWVPPMFLPTPTAVLQAGIDMLTQDNLIMDVLVSCGRVLGGFLFAAIIGVPMGIAMGTFYSMESLFAPIVGTVRYMPVTAFVPLIVIWVGLGEEAKILIVFLGVVLYNAIMVADAVKFIPNEMINVAYTLGANRRDVLFKVIVPATFPSVLDTLRVNISGAWNFLVIAELVAAQSGLGFKIIQAQRFLQTEKVLFCIALIGAIGLLIDYGLKWLSLRLTPWADQTR from the coding sequence ATGGCAACACTCATACCAAATGACCCACTAGTGGCTCAATCTAGTTTCAGTAATTCAGATCTAGCTTCGCCTCGTCAAAACCGCTATCTCGAACCTTCCGTGTTTTGGAGCATCCGCCAAGGTTTTCCCCGTTGGCTGGCAATGGCGATCGCCGCAACATCTCTCGCAGTACCGTTAATATTATGGGCGATCGCGAGTTACGCGGGTTGGGTTCCGCCAATGTTTCTCCCCACACCAACGGCGGTTCTCCAAGCTGGCATAGATATGTTGACTCAGGATAATCTTATTATGGATGTCCTCGTGAGCTGCGGTCGGGTTCTCGGCGGTTTTCTGTTTGCCGCAATTATTGGAGTACCAATGGGAATTGCAATGGGAACTTTCTACAGCATGGAAAGCCTATTCGCTCCCATTGTCGGTACGGTGAGATATATGCCTGTCACCGCATTTGTACCGCTAATTGTGATTTGGGTTGGTTTAGGTGAAGAAGCCAAGATACTAATTGTCTTCTTGGGTGTCGTACTGTACAACGCCATCATGGTAGCAGATGCGGTCAAATTCATTCCCAACGAGATGATTAATGTTGCCTATACTTTAGGGGCAAATCGTCGCGATGTCTTGTTCAAAGTGATTGTGCCAGCAACATTTCCTAGCGTTCTAGATACTCTACGAGTTAATATTTCTGGAGCTTGGAACTTTTTAGTCATTGCCGAACTGGTAGCAGCTCAAAGCGGTTTAGGTTTCAAAATTATTCAAGCTCAACGATTTCTGCAAACAGAAAAAGTTTTATTTTGTATTGCTTTAATTGGCGCGATCGGTCTGCTAATTGACTATGGTTTGAAGTGGCTCTCCCTACGGCTTACTCCTTGGGCAGATCAAACACGGTAG
- a CDS encoding isochorismatase family cysteine hydrolase yields the protein MNLNLEPNKTALICIDLQTGAFTGDCTLSYVGIAELLPKAKRVLAAARQAKLPIIHCKEVHRKEMVDFGRELDGAEPIHCLETWASTDYYCELAPIDGEFTISKRRYSCFFGTDLEILLRGLKVDTLVFIGMMTNVCVHYTAADAHQHDYHFHVIEDCCAGSDWDAHWAALTAMEYLQTGARISHAAFVEAISGKVPAA from the coding sequence ATGAACTTGAACTTAGAGCCAAACAAAACTGCCTTAATTTGTATCGATCTGCAAACTGGGGCGTTTACAGGAGATTGCACGCTTTCCTATGTTGGTATTGCTGAATTGTTGCCCAAGGCAAAGCGAGTTTTAGCAGCAGCGCGTCAAGCAAAATTACCAATTATTCACTGTAAAGAAGTCCACCGTAAAGAAATGGTGGATTTTGGACGGGAGTTAGATGGTGCAGAACCGATTCACTGTTTGGAAACTTGGGCTAGTACTGATTATTATTGTGAATTAGCTCCAATTGACGGAGAATTTACAATTAGCAAACGTCGCTACAGTTGTTTTTTTGGCACGGATCTAGAGATTCTGCTGCGAGGGTTGAAGGTAGATACTTTAGTCTTCATTGGTATGATGACGAACGTTTGCGTGCATTACACGGCAGCGGATGCTCACCAGCACGATTATCACTTCCACGTTATTGAGGATTGCTGTGCTGGTTCCGATTGGGACGCACATTGGGCAGCGCTAACAGCAATGGAATATTTGCAAACAGGCGCGAGAATTTCACACGCTGCATTTGTGGAAGCGATATCAGGTAAAGTTCCAGCAGCTTGA